The Branchiostoma lanceolatum isolate klBraLanc5 chromosome 12, klBraLanc5.hap2, whole genome shotgun sequence DNA segment TTGAAACAACACACGAGAACTCACACTGGCGAGACACCTTTTATCTGTAGCGTGTGTGACAAGCCTTTTACTTGGCAAATCGACTTGACGAGACACATGAGgacacacacaggagagaaaccgtacaaatgCGATGACTGTAGCAAGCGATTTAGTGTGAAGAGCACTTTAAAAGCCCACATGCGAGTTCACACCGGTGAAAAGCCATACCAGTGTGAAGAGTGCAAAAAGCGGTTTACTCAGTCAAGCAGGCTGAAGGACCACATGCGCATTCACTCTGGAGAAAAACCGTTTAAGTGCAGTGTGTGTGAGAAGAGTTTCACTCGGCTGGGACATTTACAACAGCACGCTTTGGtccacaccggtgagagaccatTTAATTGTGAACAATGCAAAAAGACGTTCAGCCAAATGAGCGATTTAAGAAGACACGTTCGAACCCACAcgggcgagaaaccctacacgtgcGAGCACTGCCCGAAACAGTTTGGTCTACTCGATAGCTTGAAGGAACATGCGCGGattcacaccggtgagagaccatACGTATGTCCTGAATGCGACAAGCAGTTTACTCAGCACGGTTCCTTGGCGGCACATCTgagaaaacacaccggtgagagaccttACGAATGTGAAGGGTGTGGCAAGAAATTCGCCAGGATGAATGGTTTAAAGGAACACATGAAGAGTCCCTGTTAAAGacaggctaaacttaaaattgaaaagtcgaccatactttgctaaatataccccaaagtcaagtcctcacttgttttacatgtatataagcccgccatagttcagggctcttccgtcatttgtaacttgggccGTTCTGAACGAATTGAGtagattgaattaatcaattgtaaggtcacaatatgtgacgtcaggtctcgGCATTTCCCATTCAGTATGAACAGGGATTTTGGATCTGGCTTTCATGAGGACGGATTTCGAGGAATTTTCCGAATTCAAAGCTCATTAGATCCTCGATTCCCTCTAATTCGTCAGAAA contains these protein-coding regions:
- the LOC136446620 gene encoding zinc finger protein 28-like, producing METVTSSGNVGTPPDISDLGDEDRVISSSEVKCKTCAGTFSDAKSLQVHTLNRECERRYKCGDCDKRFLLKHHLKQHRLTHTGERPYLCGQCRRRFTRSCDLKNHLRVHTGERPYQCANCDMDFCQQSDLKRHILTHTGERPHKCTECPKQFRAAGALAEHMRMHTGDKPYSCNSCKKQFSRLGDLKQHTRTHTGETPFICSVCDKPFTWQIDLTRHMRTHTGEKPYKCDDCSKRFSVKSTLKAHMRVHTGEKPYQCEECKKRFTQSSRLKDHMRIHSGEKPFKCSVCEKSFTRLGHLQQHALVHTGERPFNCEQCKKTFSQMSDLRRHVRTHTGEKPYTCEHCPKQFGLLDSLKEHARIHTGERPYVCPECDKQFTQHGSLAAHLRKHTGERPYECEGCGKKFARMNGLKEHMKSPC